The following coding sequences are from one Paenibacillus stellifer window:
- a CDS encoding alpha/beta hydrolase encodes MERAIVIRHQQEELTASIHYPTKPQGASGRCKNRVPLAVICHGFIGSRIGVDRLFVKAARELADEGYMVIRFDYIGCGESTGSYGAEGLESMIAQTRAVLDYGLSCADVDPTRVTLIGHSLGGAVALLTGVRDRRVKNLVMWAAVGYPFNDIVKIVGRDTYDASVKDGSADHAGYSFAPVFFNSLADYQPFQEAEKFGGDVLVVHGTSDEVIPTDYAFLYQKLFWKRPESRCDKEIIFQADHTFSSGEAQAEVIGITRDWMNKREEIQQEWQNWMI; translated from the coding sequence ATGGAGCGAGCTATCGTCATCAGACACCAACAGGAAGAATTGACCGCAAGCATCCATTATCCGACGAAGCCGCAGGGGGCTTCCGGGCGCTGCAAGAACCGTGTCCCGCTCGCCGTAATCTGCCACGGATTCATCGGCAGCCGGATCGGGGTGGACCGGCTGTTCGTGAAGGCGGCACGGGAGCTGGCCGATGAGGGCTATATGGTTATCCGCTTCGATTATATCGGCTGCGGGGAGAGCACAGGAAGTTACGGGGCTGAGGGGCTGGAATCGATGATCGCCCAGACCCGGGCCGTGCTGGACTACGGTCTGAGCTGCGCCGATGTCGACCCGACGCGGGTAACGCTGATCGGCCACAGCCTGGGAGGCGCCGTCGCTCTCCTGACGGGAGTGCGGGACCGCCGGGTGAAGAATCTGGTGATGTGGGCAGCCGTCGGCTATCCGTTCAACGATATCGTGAAGATCGTCGGACGGGATACTTACGACGCTTCGGTCAAGGATGGCTCTGCGGACCATGCCGGTTATTCGTTCGCGCCGGTGTTCTTCAATTCGCTGGCGGACTACCAGCCCTTTCAGGAAGCCGAGAAATTCGGCGGAGACGTTCTTGTCGTGCACGGAACATCCGACGAGGTCATCCCGACCGATTACGCCTTCCTCTATCAGAAGCTGTTCTGGAAGCGGCCGGAAAGCCGCTGCGACAAAGAGATTATTTTTCAGGCGGATCATACCTTCTCTTCGGGCGAAGCCCAGGCTGAGGTTATCGGAATTACGCGCGATTGGATGAACAAGCGGGAGGAAATCCAGCAGGAGTGGCAGAACTGGATGATCTGA
- a CDS encoding amino acid ABC transporter ATP-binding protein: protein MIDFHQVDKHYGQFHVLKSINLHVEEGEVVVVVGPSGSGKSTMLRCINRLETISGGQLTVNGAAVNDKKTDINKVRRDIGMVFQHFNLYPHKKVIDNITLAPVKVLGVAKAEAEQTAMYYLEKVGIADKASAFPNQLSGGQQQRVAIARGLAMKPKIMLFDEPTSALDPEMVGEVLDVMRTLAKEGMTMVVVTHEMGFAREVADRVIFMDQGQIVEEAAPEQFFAEPREERTKTFLSRVLSH from the coding sequence TTGATCGATTTTCATCAGGTAGATAAACATTACGGTCAGTTCCATGTGCTCAAAAGCATCAATCTGCATGTTGAGGAGGGGGAAGTGGTCGTCGTGGTCGGTCCGTCCGGCTCCGGCAAGAGCACGATGCTTCGCTGCATCAATCGGCTTGAGACCATCTCCGGCGGACAGCTTACGGTGAACGGCGCAGCCGTCAATGACAAGAAGACCGACATCAACAAGGTTCGCCGTGATATCGGGATGGTATTCCAGCATTTCAACCTGTATCCGCACAAGAAGGTCATCGATAACATTACGCTCGCTCCGGTCAAGGTGCTGGGAGTCGCCAAGGCAGAAGCCGAGCAGACCGCGATGTATTATCTGGAAAAAGTCGGCATTGCCGACAAGGCGTCGGCCTTTCCGAATCAGCTCTCCGGCGGACAGCAGCAGCGGGTGGCGATCGCCCGGGGGCTTGCGATGAAGCCGAAGATTATGCTGTTCGACGAACCGACCTCCGCGCTCGATCCGGAGATGGTCGGTGAAGTGCTAGACGTAATGCGGACACTGGCCAAAGAGGGCATGACGATGGTCGTCGTAACCCATGAGATGGGCTTCGCCCGCGAGGTTGCCGACCGGGTAATCTTCATGGACCAGGGCCAGATTGTGGAAGAGGCCGCTCCGGAGCAGTTCTTTGCGGAGCCGCGCGAGGAGCGCACGAAGACTTTTCTAAGCCGGGTACTAAGTCATTAA
- a CDS encoding inorganic phosphate transporter, protein MDTSLFVLGIVIVLALGFDFINGFHDTANAIATSVSTRALPPRTAIIMAACMNFVGAMLFTGVAKKIGGSVTDPTKLDNGIEVVIATLLAAIIWNLLTWWFGIPSSSSHALIGALAGAVYVGAGSDHIKWSGFTEIVEGLIFSPIIAFVIGYIVMTILKWIFARRSPHTVNKGFRTMQILTAAFQSFTHGTNDAQKAMGIITFALVTSGHLGSMEVPLWVKICAATSMALGTSIGGWKIIKTMGTKIFKIEPINGFAADISAASVIFSATLLHLPVSTTHAITSAILGVGSAKRFSAVKWGIAGRIVITWFITIPISAVLAGVIFKILF, encoded by the coding sequence ATGGATACATCTTTATTTGTGCTAGGTATTGTTATAGTACTTGCACTCGGATTCGACTTTATCAACGGATTCCATGATACGGCGAACGCCATCGCGACCTCGGTATCGACCCGGGCCCTTCCGCCCCGGACGGCCATCATTATGGCGGCGTGCATGAACTTCGTCGGCGCGATGCTCTTTACGGGGGTAGCGAAGAAGATCGGGGGCAGCGTAACCGACCCCACGAAGCTGGACAACGGGATCGAAGTGGTTATCGCCACTCTGCTCGCCGCGATCATCTGGAACCTGCTCACCTGGTGGTTCGGCATTCCGTCGTCGTCTTCCCATGCCCTGATCGGAGCGCTTGCCGGTGCGGTGTATGTTGGAGCCGGCTCCGATCATATCAAATGGTCCGGATTCACGGAAATTGTGGAAGGACTTATCTTCTCGCCAATTATTGCTTTCGTTATCGGCTACATCGTCATGACGATACTCAAATGGATCTTCGCAAGGCGAAGTCCGCATACCGTCAACAAAGGCTTCCGTACGATGCAGATTCTGACGGCCGCCTTCCAGTCATTCACGCACGGAACGAATGATGCACAGAAAGCGATGGGTATTATCACCTTCGCGCTGGTCACCTCCGGCCACCTCGGCTCAATGGAAGTTCCGCTGTGGGTCAAAATTTGTGCGGCGACATCCATGGCGCTCGGAACATCGATCGGCGGCTGGAAGATCATCAAGACGATGGGCACGAAGATTTTCAAAATCGAACCGATCAACGGCTTCGCCGCCGATATATCGGCAGCCTCGGTTATTTTCTCGGCGACGCTTCTGCATCTGCCGGTCAGTACGACCCATGCCATTACATCGGCAATTCTGGGCGTAGGCTCGGCCAAGCGTTTCTCCGCAGTGAAGTGGGGAATAGCGGGCCGGATTGTCATCACCTGGTTCATCACGATCCCGATCAGCGCCGTGCTGGCGGGAGTCATCTTCAAAATTTTGTTCTAA
- a CDS encoding amino acid ABC transporter permease produces the protein MLGLRGTLLSSLLGLIGSFVLGLIIAVFRISGVRALRWFGTGYTEFIRNIPLLLVVYIFYYGSSAVGSSLDGFPAGTLGLAVYTSAFIAEAIRAGIAAVPKGQTEAARSSGLTYMQTMIHVVLPQAIKLVIPPLGNQFINLIKNSSVLTIVSGFDLMFYADSINTDTFRTFDTYVFVALFYLVMTLPMSYGMRVWERRLQHSAR, from the coding sequence ATGCTGGGTCTTCGGGGAACGCTGCTGTCAAGCCTTCTCGGACTGATCGGCAGCTTTGTGCTCGGATTGATTATTGCCGTGTTCCGGATCTCCGGGGTGCGGGCTCTTAGATGGTTCGGAACCGGCTATACCGAGTTTATCCGCAATATTCCGCTGCTGCTGGTCGTGTATATTTTCTATTACGGCTCCTCGGCGGTCGGCTCTTCGCTGGACGGCTTTCCGGCCGGAACCCTGGGGCTTGCCGTATATACCTCGGCATTCATCGCTGAAGCGATCCGGGCGGGCATCGCGGCTGTGCCAAAGGGCCAGACCGAAGCGGCGCGTTCTTCAGGATTGACGTATATGCAGACGATGATCCATGTCGTGCTTCCGCAGGCGATCAAGCTGGTTATTCCGCCGCTCGGCAACCAGTTCATCAATCTGATCAAGAATTCGTCGGTACTGACGATTGTCTCGGGCTTCGATCTAATGTTCTACGCGGATTCCATCAATACGGATACCTTCCGCACCTTCGACACTTACGTATTTGTGGCGCTGTTCTATCTCGTGATGACGCTGCCGATGAGCTATGGAATGCGGGTGTGGGAGCGCAGACTTCAGCACAGCGCACGCTAA
- a CDS encoding DUF1129 family protein, which produces MNVKEMVRENNRLREQMTPFNRSYMEDMIIALRESGVNRQHAEELLLEAAHKLLEAQKRGKNAKQVFGEHPEEVFREVMDSAPRRPGIDAARIRPLIPLFALSWLLGIYGIAGLVVQGQTGSPGYFGTIGLFEILIVGLGAPILVELLMKWLNSLSEDDAPKAGKFDLKALGIYVAAVVAVVAVNAVLGGRLPVFPLSPWVALLLFAAGLAGQIRFFRRK; this is translated from the coding sequence ATGAATGTGAAAGAAATGGTCCGGGAAAATAACCGGCTCCGGGAACAAATGACACCGTTCAACCGTTCTTATATGGAGGATATGATTATCGCCCTCCGCGAAAGCGGGGTGAACCGGCAGCACGCAGAGGAACTGCTTCTGGAAGCGGCGCATAAGCTGCTGGAGGCCCAGAAACGGGGCAAGAACGCCAAGCAGGTCTTCGGCGAGCATCCCGAAGAGGTATTCAGGGAAGTGATGGACAGCGCTCCCCGCCGGCCCGGCATCGACGCCGCACGCATACGCCCGCTGATCCCCTTGTTCGCCCTGAGCTGGCTGCTGGGCATATACGGAATCGCCGGCTTGGTCGTGCAGGGGCAGACCGGGTCGCCGGGGTACTTCGGCACCATCGGACTGTTCGAAATTCTGATCGTCGGATTGGGAGCGCCGATACTGGTCGAGCTCCTGATGAAATGGCTGAATTCCCTGTCGGAGGACGATGCGCCGAAGGCCGGCAAATTCGATTTAAAAGCGCTCGGCATCTATGTCGCGGCCGTTGTGGCGGTTGTGGCAGTCAACGCAGTTCTGGGCGGACGCCTGCCGGTCTTTCCTTTGTCCCCTTGGGTCGCGCTTCTGCTGTTCGCGGCGGGTCTTGCAGGCCAAATCCGTTTTTTCCGCCGTAAATAA
- a CDS encoding amino acid ABC transporter permease produces the protein MDFAGAYSPDNLKFLLDGLYVTLIVAFSAIVLSFLLGCVLGVIRYAKLPVLSPISFVFVELIRNLPLLLLIFFMRFALPEVGIKMGPMAAAIVALTIFEGAMIAEIVRGGLNSVDKGQIEAARSSGLTGAQTLWHIVLPQGLRRMVPPLVSQFISLLKDTSLAVVISLAELMHNAGIIIGHGYNYTIPILLLVALIYFCVNYLLSLLSRRLEARNA, from the coding sequence ATGGATTTTGCAGGAGCCTATTCGCCCGATAATCTGAAATTTTTGCTGGACGGCCTTTATGTTACGCTGATCGTCGCCTTTTCGGCGATTGTGTTGAGCTTTCTGCTCGGCTGCGTGCTGGGGGTTATCCGCTATGCCAAGCTTCCGGTACTGTCGCCGATCAGCTTCGTGTTCGTGGAGCTCATTCGGAACCTGCCGCTGCTGCTCCTCATTTTCTTCATGCGGTTCGCACTGCCGGAGGTCGGTATCAAAATGGGACCGATGGCGGCGGCCATCGTCGCACTTACGATCTTCGAGGGAGCGATGATTGCGGAAATTGTTCGCGGGGGACTTAATTCGGTGGACAAAGGGCAAATCGAGGCGGCGCGTTCGTCAGGACTTACGGGCGCACAGACGCTCTGGCATATCGTGCTTCCGCAGGGGCTGCGCCGGATGGTTCCGCCGCTCGTCAGCCAGTTCATCTCGCTCCTCAAGGATACATCGCTGGCGGTTGTCATTTCGCTGGCAGAGCTGATGCACAACGCGGGTATTATCATCGGACACGGATACAACTATACCATTCCGATCCTTCTGCTCGTTGCTTTAATCTATTTTTGCGTGAACTATTTGCTGTCTCTGCTGTCCAGACGTCTGGAGGCCCGAAACGCTTGA
- a CDS encoding DUF47 domain-containing protein — protein sequence MKLRKKDIFFETLENMADTIVQAADYFAQHLSDLSDLEQFAGEMKKYESQCDTFTHTVITELNKTFITPLERDDIMALITSMDDVIDGLDSSATRFYMYNMTETDEYITQFAEILRQSAYEIQKAVHLLSQKKLLAIREHTIRLNDLENQGDEVLRHCTKALFDQVKDPIELIKRKELYERLETTTDKCEDVANMLESIIMRNS from the coding sequence ATGAAGCTGAGAAAAAAGGACATTTTCTTCGAGACGCTTGAGAATATGGCGGATACGATTGTACAGGCCGCCGATTATTTCGCGCAGCATCTGTCCGACCTGAGCGATCTTGAGCAGTTCGCAGGGGAAATGAAGAAATACGAGTCTCAGTGCGACACGTTCACACACACGGTCATCACTGAATTGAACAAGACGTTCATCACACCGCTTGAGCGTGACGATATTATGGCGCTGATCACAAGCATGGACGACGTTATCGACGGACTGGATTCCTCGGCGACCCGTTTCTATATGTACAACATGACCGAGACGGACGAATACATCACCCAGTTCGCTGAAATTCTGCGTCAATCCGCTTATGAAATCCAGAAGGCGGTTCACCTGCTGTCCCAGAAGAAGCTGCTGGCCATCCGCGAGCATACGATCCGCCTGAATGATCTGGAGAACCAGGGCGACGAAGTGCTGCGCCACTGCACTAAGGCCTTGTTCGATCAGGTCAAGGACCCGATTGAGCTCATCAAGCGCAAAGAGCTGTACGAGCGGCTTGAAACGACGACAGACAAGTGCGAAGACGTGGCCAACATGCTGGAATCGATTATTATGCGCAACTCATAA
- a CDS encoding response regulator: MALSFCIVDDDRSARRMLQHIIEDSGLGEVAGTAEGGQEGVRLILEESPDIVLMDLLMPDQDGIETIRSLQAQGCKSKFVMISQIENQDMVGRAYESGIEFFIRKPINRIEVQTVLRKVNERYAMSLYLDEIKSSLKKLEGLRFGGVPAAPPRRTVKEIVQPILMNMGMIGESGSRDIIAIMEILSEREDTGNLPPLKELYEAVAAGYKAGPGEIAKEIKAIEQRLRRALATGLTHLASIGLTDYSHPKFEYYAPLYFDFEDVRVKMKEIEQGRESGKAKVNIRKFLQVMQLELQEGRL, translated from the coding sequence ATGGCGCTTTCTTTTTGCATAGTGGACGACGACCGGAGCGCGAGACGAATGCTGCAGCATATTATCGAGGATAGCGGGCTCGGCGAAGTGGCGGGAACAGCGGAGGGCGGACAGGAGGGTGTACGGCTCATTCTGGAGGAGTCGCCCGACATTGTGCTGATGGATCTTCTGATGCCGGACCAGGACGGAATCGAGACCATCCGGTCGCTGCAGGCGCAAGGATGCAAGTCGAAGTTCGTCATGATTTCGCAGATTGAGAATCAGGATATGGTGGGCCGCGCCTATGAGAGCGGAATCGAGTTCTTCATCCGCAAGCCGATCAACCGGATCGAGGTGCAGACCGTGCTGCGCAAGGTGAATGAGCGCTACGCGATGAGCCTGTATCTGGACGAGATCAAATCCAGCCTGAAGAAGCTGGAGGGACTCCGGTTCGGAGGCGTTCCGGCCGCTCCGCCGAGACGCACGGTGAAGGAGATCGTGCAACCGATCCTGATGAACATGGGGATGATCGGCGAGAGCGGAAGCCGCGACATTATCGCGATCATGGAGATTCTGTCGGAGCGTGAGGATACGGGGAATCTGCCTCCGCTTAAGGAGCTGTACGAAGCGGTGGCGGCGGGCTATAAGGCCGGACCGGGTGAAATCGCGAAGGAGATCAAGGCAATCGAGCAGCGGCTGCGCCGGGCGCTGGCGACAGGGCTTACCCATCTCGCTTCCATCGGGCTGACGGATTACAGCCATCCCAAGTTCGAGTACTACGCCCCGCTCTATTTCGATTTCGAAGATGTGCGGGTGAAGATGAAGGAGATCGAGCAGGGCCGGGAATCCGGCAAAGCCAAGGTCAATATCCGCAAATTTCTGCAGGTGATGCAGCTCGAACTTCAGGAGGGCAGGCTATGA
- a CDS encoding ATP-binding protein codes for MANTFTREHEPMGQPFYRHRYIQILMVAVVTAIAGEFKINPFDGDVFRIALGSSVFLLFLLLFRHLSYPLTGLITGIFVLLFRTAIDLAATDLSLHEITARHFSATVYYIVFALLMRLIKKRMDRFHPLVLGAVAAVIDLLSNEMELLTRLLVLGTDSFRLNEWNYLMAIAMLRTYFTTGLYSSISVSQLRAVQKEQNRRIEQMLGFGSGLYGEVFYLRKSIGTLEQATLDSYALYRSLKDGGDDGHGSQLLQMTQQIHEVKKDSQRILAGLTKLVDREVTGDMPLSGLLRFTIKSNQKYADMLGKTITFNQTLTTDYTTASYIPLLTLLNNLTANAVEAIPVKGNVYLNIYEKDEYTVFTVTDSGGGVREHDIELLFEPGFTTKFDDEGAAATGIGLSHVRDIVRMFDGDITVSNAPYAGGAMFRIAILTEKLRKEE; via the coding sequence ATGGCTAACACTTTTACTCGGGAGCATGAGCCTATGGGCCAGCCGTTCTATAGACATCGATATATTCAGATTCTGATGGTCGCCGTCGTAACCGCAATTGCCGGGGAGTTCAAGATCAATCCCTTCGACGGCGACGTCTTCCGGATCGCTCTGGGCAGCAGTGTATTTCTGCTGTTTTTGCTGTTGTTCCGGCATCTCTCCTATCCGCTTACCGGCCTGATCACCGGGATATTCGTCCTGCTGTTCCGGACGGCCATCGATCTTGCGGCGACAGACCTCAGCCTGCATGAGATTACGGCCCGCCATTTCTCGGCTACCGTATATTACATCGTATTCGCGCTCCTGATGAGGCTCATCAAGAAGCGGATGGATCGGTTCCACCCGCTGGTGCTGGGCGCCGTCGCGGCGGTGATTGACCTCTTGTCGAACGAGATGGAGCTGCTCACCCGGCTGCTGGTGCTGGGCACGGACAGCTTCCGGCTGAACGAATGGAACTATTTGATGGCTATCGCCATGCTGCGGACGTATTTCACGACCGGACTCTACAGCAGCATTTCCGTCAGCCAGCTGCGGGCGGTGCAGAAGGAGCAGAACCGGCGGATCGAGCAGATGCTCGGCTTCGGTTCGGGCCTGTACGGCGAGGTCTTCTACCTGCGCAAATCAATCGGCACCTTGGAGCAGGCCACACTGGATAGCTATGCGCTCTACCGCAGCCTGAAGGATGGCGGGGATGATGGACACGGCAGCCAACTGCTTCAGATGACGCAGCAGATTCACGAGGTGAAGAAGGACTCGCAGCGGATTCTGGCCGGGCTCACGAAGCTGGTGGACCGCGAGGTAACGGGAGATATGCCATTGTCGGGACTTCTCCGGTTCACGATCAAGAGCAATCAGAAATACGCCGACATGCTGGGCAAGACCATTACCTTCAACCAGACGCTAACCACGGATTACACCACTGCAAGCTATATTCCTCTGCTGACGCTTCTGAACAATCTTACCGCCAACGCCGTCGAAGCCATTCCGGTGAAAGGCAACGTCTACTTGAACATCTATGAGAAGGATGAATATACGGTGTTTACCGTAACGGACAGCGGTGGAGGCGTGAGAGAGCACGACATCGAGCTGCTGTTCGAGCCGGGCTTCACGACGAAATTCGATGACGAGGGCGCTGCCGCGACCGGCATCGGGCTGTCCCATGTCCGGGACATTGTCAGGATGTTCGATGGAGATATTACAGTAAGCAATGCCCCATACGCAGGCGGGGCCATGTTTAGAATAGCGATACTTACGGAAAAGCTGCGAAAGGAGGAGTAG
- a CDS encoding glutamate ABC transporter substrate-binding protein, protein MKKSWKWLSVMMVAALFILAGCGSNGNNAGSGNSGSGSESSGGGIAAIKERGKLLVGVKYDTKLFGLKDPSSGQVEGFDIDISKAIAKHILGDENAIELKEVTSKTRIPMLNNGEIDMVVATMTITEERKKEVDFSDVYFQAGQSLLVKKGSPITGLESLTKDSKVLGSKGSTSVKNIKEKVPGITVLEFDNYQDAFNALKAGKGDALTTDDAILYGMAAQDAGYEVVGKPFTDEPYGIAVQKGNSEVVKAINDTLAELKSNGEYDKIYEKWIGKAPAQ, encoded by the coding sequence ATGAAGAAGAGCTGGAAATGGTTGAGCGTCATGATGGTTGCGGCCCTGTTCATACTGGCAGGCTGCGGCAGCAACGGGAACAACGCGGGCAGTGGCAACTCGGGCAGCGGAAGCGAAAGCTCTGGCGGCGGCATCGCGGCCATCAAGGAGCGCGGCAAGCTGCTGGTCGGCGTGAAGTACGACACGAAGCTGTTCGGTCTGAAGGACCCTTCGAGCGGTCAGGTGGAAGGCTTCGACATCGACATCTCCAAGGCGATCGCGAAGCATATCCTCGGCGACGAGAACGCGATTGAGCTGAAGGAAGTGACGTCCAAGACGCGCATCCCGATGCTGAACAACGGCGAGATCGACATGGTTGTAGCGACAATGACGATCACCGAAGAGCGCAAGAAGGAAGTCGACTTCTCCGATGTATACTTCCAGGCGGGACAATCGCTGCTGGTGAAGAAGGGAAGCCCCATTACCGGTCTTGAGAGCCTGACGAAGGATTCGAAGGTGCTTGGCTCCAAAGGCTCCACTTCTGTGAAAAATATCAAAGAGAAGGTTCCGGGCATTACCGTCCTGGAATTTGACAACTATCAGGACGCCTTCAACGCGCTGAAAGCCGGCAAGGGCGACGCGCTGACGACAGATGACGCTATCCTGTACGGCATGGCCGCCCAGGACGCGGGCTACGAAGTAGTGGGCAAGCCGTTCACCGACGAGCCTTACGGCATCGCCGTCCAGAAGGGCAACTCCGAAGTGGTGAAGGCAATCAACGACACACTGGCCGAACTGAAATCCAACGGCGAATACGACAAAATATATGAAAAATGGATCGGCAAAGCGCCGGCACAATAA
- a CDS encoding dioxygenase family protein, translating to MKLPALFIAHGSPLLALEDNEYTRFLEKLGQELPKPKGVVVFSAHWDSSEQLFTSDERYETLHDFYGFPQEMYGLTYPAPGDPGLAARIAELFAEHNLPCRAVSGRGLDHGVWVILRRLFPEADIPVVALSVDSLRSPMEQYEIGRMLAPLREEGVLFIGSGGLVHNLRLMKEDDGPEEWALEFDAWIAERLEGWKLEELYHYDKLAPYAKEAVPSYGREHFIPLFYAMGTADSGRTAERMFQAYQYGTLSLNCWKLG from the coding sequence ATGAAACTACCGGCCTTGTTTATCGCACACGGTTCGCCGCTGCTTGCCCTGGAGGATAATGAGTACACCCGCTTCCTGGAGAAACTGGGACAGGAACTGCCGAAGCCCAAGGGTGTTGTGGTCTTTTCGGCGCATTGGGACAGTTCAGAGCAGTTGTTCACGAGTGACGAACGATATGAGACGCTGCATGATTTCTACGGTTTCCCGCAGGAAATGTACGGCTTGACCTATCCGGCTCCGGGAGATCCCGGACTCGCGGCAAGGATCGCCGAGCTGTTCGCAGAGCATAATCTTCCCTGCCGGGCCGTATCGGGGCGAGGCCTCGACCACGGGGTCTGGGTTATTCTGAGACGGCTGTTCCCAGAGGCAGACATTCCGGTTGTCGCTCTATCCGTTGATTCACTCCGCTCACCGATGGAGCAGTATGAAATCGGACGGATGCTTGCGCCTCTGCGCGAGGAGGGCGTTCTGTTCATCGGCAGCGGAGGTCTCGTTCATAATCTCCGGCTGATGAAGGAAGACGACGGGCCGGAAGAATGGGCGCTTGAATTCGACGCTTGGATCGCGGAACGTCTGGAAGGCTGGAAGCTCGAAGAGCTGTACCATTACGACAAGCTTGCTCCCTATGCCAAAGAAGCGGTCCCTTCCTACGGACGGGAGCATTTTATCCCGCTCTTCTATGCTATGGGGACGGCGGACAGCGGCCGCACGGCGGAGCGGATGTTCCAGGCGTACCAGTACGGAACGCTGAGTCTGAACTGCTGGAAGCTCGGCTAG
- a CDS encoding DUF3048 domain-containing protein gives MTKFLPYTYRLLTGAALVSMLLTACGGEPEKSPLPSTALSSAAPAPTVTAAVASPLPSPSPAAVSGLTGLPVAAAPLPRPLAVMINNAPAARPQSGLTDADILYEVLAEGGITRLIAVYQSVADTAKIGPVRSIRPYLIDIGESYGAVTAHAGGSPDAYAILQRQHKDDLDEIGRAGAFFWRDKSRKAPHNLYTSLDKLRAGITKLGYDDAKSTPGYAFLKEGEQPEKGENAAGFSLYYLLKSYTVSYRYDSASGIYGRMVNSKPHTDLETGKPVTAANIIVMEANHKVLDDVGRLSVNLEQGGQAMLFQRGQVLSGRWARGAGDIIRFVKDGKEAPLVPGVTHILIVPASPPLDSHITVDAG, from the coding sequence ATGACGAAGTTCTTGCCTTATACATACCGCCTGCTGACCGGGGCCGCCCTGGTCTCCATGCTGCTGACGGCCTGCGGCGGCGAGCCGGAGAAATCTCCGCTGCCGAGCACCGCACTATCATCCGCAGCACCGGCTCCGACCGTCACGGCTGCCGTGGCGTCACCCTTGCCATCGCCTTCTCCCGCCGCCGTGTCAGGCCTCACGGGTCTTCCCGTCGCGGCCGCTCCGCTTCCCCGTCCCCTGGCGGTGATGATCAACAACGCGCCGGCCGCGCGTCCGCAATCCGGCCTTACGGATGCGGACATCCTCTACGAGGTGCTGGCCGAAGGCGGCATTACGCGATTGATCGCTGTGTACCAGAGCGTAGCGGACACCGCGAAGATCGGACCGGTCCGCAGCATCCGGCCGTATCTGATCGACATCGGCGAATCATACGGCGCCGTGACCGCGCATGCCGGGGGCAGCCCTGACGCCTACGCCATCCTGCAGCGGCAGCATAAGGATGATCTGGACGAGATCGGCCGAGCCGGCGCATTCTTCTGGCGGGACAAGAGCCGCAAGGCGCCGCATAATTTGTATACGAGCCTCGACAAGCTGCGGGCAGGAATCACGAAGCTCGGTTACGACGATGCGAAGAGCACTCCAGGCTACGCCTTTCTGAAGGAGGGCGAGCAGCCGGAGAAGGGGGAGAACGCCGCCGGGTTCAGCCTGTATTATCTCCTGAAGAGCTACACAGTGTCTTACAGATACGATTCCGCCTCCGGCATCTATGGTCGCATGGTGAACAGCAAGCCGCATACGGACCTGGAAACCGGCAAGCCCGTGACCGCCGCGAACATCATCGTCATGGAAGCGAACCATAAGGTGCTCGACGATGTCGGACGGCTGTCCGTCAATCTGGAGCAGGGAGGCCAGGCGATGCTGTTTCAGCGGGGGCAGGTCCTTTCGGGCCGGTGGGCCCGGGGCGCCGGAGATATTATCCGGTTCGTGAAGGACGGGAAGGAAGCGCCGCTCGTGCCGGGCGTGACCCATATTCTCATTGTGCCTGCGTCGCCGCCGCTTGATAGCCACATAACGGTAGACGCCGGGTGA